The genomic stretch GGCGGCGGTGGCACGGCAGCACCGGGGGACCCCGTGGGGCACGAGGTGGGGACGCCACGGGGGGACACGGGCACGGCAGGTCCCTGAcacctccccgctccccgccgcggGGTCCCCGGGGCGCTTCGGGCCCCCCGGGACGTCACCGTGCGTCCCCACGGCGGCTCCGGGCTCCGTCCCCGCGGGAGGTGGGGACgcggggggcggctgctccCGGCACGCACGGGGGGACGCAGCCGCAGCGCGAGGGCTGGCACCGGGCACTGGGCTGCGTCGGCCGGCGGCACTGCCGGTACCGCCGATGGCGGCGTGGCGCAGGGTAACGACGCCGGAGCAGCGGCCGCAGGCTCGCAGCCCCGGTGCGCACGCTGCCGCGGTGACCCCGCtccgggggtcccggggggacGTGGGGGCCGATCCcggcggcagccccggggctctCCCGCAGCCCGCGGCACGGCACCGGCAGCGCCGCAGCGTCCCCGAGCCTGCGCCTTCCCCCGCGCCGCCGTTTGTCACCCGAGCCGCCGGGATGCGCTCCCGAAATAGCAGCCGCGGTCTCCTCGGGGCGGGCGCTGCCGCCGCTCCCGCAGCCCTCGGCGCTGCCCGGGGACGGGCGCGGGCTCCGCCGCGGCTCTGGCGGGGCCGGTGGCCGGGGACGCCCGCGGCGAGGGGCCGGCGAGCGGCCTGGGCAGCCGTTGTCGCCGTTCTGCTGCCGAGAGCCCGGCGCGGGGCCTCACCCTGCCGGCCCTTGCCTTGGCACCCGCGCCCACGCCACCTCGGCGCCCCCCGCTCCGGGGACAGAGGCGCCGGGCGCGGTCTGGGGGCTGGTGACCGGCCGGGCAGCGCTGGGCCGCAGGACAACGGCAGCGCGGCggtcagctccctgctccctgccccgtCAGCACGGCTGGCGGGGAGCGCTCGGAAGGGGCACggggccaggggctggggcGGGAGCAGAGCCGTGGAACGCGGGCGGCACgcggagcccccggccccgccgcggctcTGCGAGCCCCTCGGGGCagtgcccccggccccggcgctcCCCAGGAGTCGCTGCCGGGTCGGGATTTCTGCCGGAGGCTGCTGCGgaggctgccagccctgccagccctgggcGCAGCCCGTgcgcggggccgcggcggggccgaTCGTGCCCGGCGGCCGTGCTGGCACACGGCGGCGTCGCGTCGGCCCCGGGGAGTGGCCGGGCGCTGGCGCAGGGCTGACCTGGATTTGTCCTGCCTCGAAACTCGCCCCCTCTGCCGCGTGTGCACGCCGCGACCAAAGTCCTTGGCTTACTTCAGCAAAGGAGACGCCGGGCTGAGCATCGCCGGGCGTCCCCTGCCCACGCGGTGTGCGCTCGGGGCTCCTCGACCGGGGGCTCCCGTGGGGCCAACGGAGGCCGGGGGGCTCCCGGCGGGCTCGGTGCTGGTGCCCCGTGGGGCAGCGGGCTGTGGGCCGGGGCCGCTCGCCGAGCCGGGGCCTGCCGTGTGCCGCAGCTCGCTGTGCCGCGTCGGGCGGCTCCCCCACGCGCAGCCCTAATTAGCCCGGTGCCCGCTGATGATGCACGCGCCGAGCCCGGGCGGGCCGGTCGGAGAGGTGCCGCGGCCGCGCTGCCAGCCCTGCGCCGGGCAGGGCGCTGTGCCGGGGGGCTCCTGCCCTCTCGGGGGGCTCCTGCCCTTTCGGGAGAGGTCCCCGTTGCGTGGACACTCCTGGGGGGGTCCGGGCGAGGGGCTCCCGGCCCCGGTTTGGCCTCTCCGCAGTGCTCCCGGTAACCACCACCGGCACCTGCAGGGCCCAGCGATGTGTCGGCAGGGGGCTGCGTGCCGCAGACCCCCCCGCAcccagcagcccctctccccgTCTCCGTCCCCCCCCCGCACACGGGCAGCAGCCGCGGGTCCCGGCAGAGCCGCGGCCGCCGCAGTGCGCGTGGCTCCGCGCCGCGCATGACTCAGCTCCGCTCCCCCCGCGCCGGTGGCGCTGCCGGAGGGGGGACCCCTGCCCGCCGGCGGGGAGCAGGATGGTGCCCCCCCGGCTGGCAGCTCTgcgccccccggggccgcggTGTCACCGGTGCTGAGTCACAGCGGTGGCGGCTGCCctgctccggggggggggggggacgggggctgGCGgccccttgccccccccccgggggggcccccggggggggggcagccccccagggtgccgggggggggggggggatggcccccccccccccccccccaggagcccccGCTCGCAGCTGGCCCCTAAGCCCCTGATCTCTGATCTGCGCAGGAGAGTGAAAGCGGATTAATGCTGCTGCCtcaggggaaaaggggggggatCCCCAGCCCCCCCCATCCTGGGGAGGGGCTGGGACCCAGCTCCTCGCGGCAGGGAGGGTCACTTCTCCAAAACCTTTGGCTGGAGGCAGTGGGGCAGTGCCtgggtgccccctccccagcacagggcagcggggacccccccggccccgcagcccggctcCGCAGCTCCCCgcagtgctgtggggctggggtctCTGCCCCCGGACCCCTCGCCATCTGGGCGCGGGTTTGCCGCCCGCCCTTCCAGCAGATGTTTGCCCCCTCTAAGCCTGGCTCTGACGGACCCCGATTGTGGCCCCGGGCAGATTAGGAGGCGATCGAGGGCTGGACTGGGGGGGCTGTAAGCTGCTTACCGTCCCTCAGCGCGCGCGGAGCCCCCCGGCACGGCCGGGCTCAGCCCCCTATTGCTGGGGCGTCCCGGTGGCACCAGCTGGGGACCACAGTGCTGGCCGCAAGCCCGTGTTGCTAcgtggggagggggctcggcCGGTGCCAcgtcccgcagccccccccggcGGGCCGGGGTCCCACCGCCCGGCGTCACCGCGGGCAGCCCGGCGTGACAGCCGCCTCTCCCGCAGCTGGGGCATGGCCGTCAATGTGTACTCCACCTCGGTGACCAGCGAGAACCTGAGCCGCCACGACATGCTGGCCTGGGTCAACGACTCCCTGCAGCTCAACTACACCAAGATcgagcagctctgctcaggtGGGTCCCCGCCGCCGGGCGCGGGCGCGTGCCCCGGCCCCTCGTGACGccgccgtgtccccccccccccccgctccccaggGGCCGCCTACTGCCAGTTCATGGACATGCTGTTCCCCGGCTGCGTCCACCTGCGGAAGGTGAAGTTCCAGGCCAAGCTGGAGCACGAGTACATCCACAACTTCAAGGTGCTGCAGGCCGCCTTCAAGAAGATGGGAGTGGACAAAGTAGGTCCCgtgggggcggccggggggggggggtcccggtgcccgGCCGGGGAGGGCACCCCCCGAGCGCGTCTGTCCCCGCAGATCATCGCGGTGGAGAGGCTGGTGAAAGGCAAGTTCCAGGACAACTTCGAGTTCATCCAGTGGTTCAAGAAGTTCTTTGACGCCAACTACGACGGGAAGGAGTACAACCCGCTGCTGGCGCGGCAGGGCCAGGACGTCACGCCCCCCCCCAAACCCAGGTGATCAGATCTTCAACAAATCCAAGAAACCCATTGGCACTGCAGGTAATGCCCGGGTCCCTCTGGAGAGCGCTGCCCCCCGCCCTCCCGCCCGGCCTCCTGTGCCCCACGCTGCTCTGGCCGCGTTCGGGCGCCCCCCgcacccctgccctgcccctgcctgcgctctgctctgctgcacgCCTGCGACCGTCAGTGCCAAGCAGGTTTGCGAGGACGCCCGGGCTGGGGTGAATGGGGATGGCTGCCCCCAGCGGAGGGTGTGCTGGGGAGCCGGGTGGGCTCGGAGGGCTCAGAGCAGCCTGGCATCCCCGCTCCGCCTTCCGCTCCCGGTTTGTGCCCCCAGGGCCCCCAGTGGTGCTTGGGGGCCGCAGTGCAGCCGGGCTGTTCCCCAGCTGCCGGTGACATGGGCTGGGAGGATGCTGGGGGGATCATGCCGCTGCGCTGCTCCCCCCAAGCCTGATGCCACTGCGTGGGTCCCCAGCGGGCACAGCACCGGGGTGAGCCCGGCCCCGAGACCTGACCCCGTGCTGCAGCCCACGGGGGTCTCGCTGCCCACCCAGCACGTGCGCAGCCAGCCTGGTAAGGAGCCCGGCGAGCACCCCCTGGCCCCGTGCATGGCAAAGCCCATCCTGGCCACAAGCACTGcctgcaggggggctgggggtgggctctgcctggggaaaccgaggcatcggggaggggagggggggctcAGCCAGGAGCCGCGGCGCAGCCCCCCCAGCGCTCTGCCTGACCCCGCTCCCGTGGCTCCCTCCGCTCCCCCGGCCCTGCGCGCCGCGGCTGGGGGTCCCGGCAGCCCCGGCTGGCATTAACCCACCCTCTCTGGCTGCCCCAAGTCCCCCAGAGGACCTCCCCCACAGGCCCCAAGAGCACGCATAACCCGGCCCGCCTCAGCAACGtccccagcagcatcctccGGAAAAACTCCCCCGCCGCCCGCAACGGGGGCCCCGAGGCCGACGCGCAGATCCTGGAGCTCAACCAGCAGGTgggcagggctgcgggcaggggaaggagcgCGGGGTCCcgggggagctgcagccccctcagCACAAACGCTGACGTCTGCCCGCAGCTGATGGATCTGAAGTTGACAGTGGACGGGCTGGAGAAGGAGCGGGATTTCTACTTCAGCAAACTGCGGGACATCGAGCTGATCTGCCAGGAGCACGAGAACGAAAACAGCCCCATCATCACGGGCATCGTCAGCGTCCTCTACGCCACGGAGGTGAGCACGGAGCACGCGTTGCCTGTCCCAccagcccccccagctctcTGGGCTTTCCCTGGGACAAGACCCCTGTCCCCAGCATCCAGCCTCTtctgcacccatgggtgccccagGGGTTGGGCTTGCCAAGGGCTTTGCACCGTGCTGGGAGAAACCACGGGGAGAGAGAGGGCGCAGGGCAAGGGCGCAGGTGGGCCAGGGTCTGACGGGGGTCTGACGGTGCCCGTGCCCCCTGGCAGGAGGGTTTCGCTCCGCCAGAGGATGatgagctggaggagcagcagccagaggacCAGGATGAGTACTAGCCCCGGCACGCTCCCGCGCCCCGCGCCACCCTGCGCCGATCCCCTCCATAGACATTCGAGGTCTGAGTCTGTGCGCCTCGCCCTGCACCGTCACTGCACCATCACAGCCTCCGGCCGAGCCGGCACGCTCGGCGTCCAGCAGCTCCCGTGGGAAGCCTCTGTCTCCATAATAAATAGATGTCAATCCATAGAGGAGCACAGCTGTAAATACGCCGGGGGCTGGCGGGTGGGGACGGGCTCTGGCCCCGGCACCCAGCGCCCCAGCCCTCGCCCCCTCCACCCcatatttattttggttgtcTTCTCTGGTGCGAGTGCTGCAGCCGCCCCGGCAcccgctgcccctgcccaccccgCAGTGCCATAGCTGGAGAGAAAGAGCGAGGCCGGGGGGGCTTCACAGGGCACAGCTCGCTGCCCCGCCAGCCCTGCGGCTGCGGAGGGAAGGGGGCAGGCAGCCCCGGGGGCCGCGCACGGGGCCAGCGCTGCCCTGCCGCCCGCTGCGAGGGAGCGgctctgaggaggaggaggaggaggttcaGATTCCTGGGGAGGCGGAGGAAGGAGCCCCAGGAGGAAGGAGCCCCAGCCCGGCTGACAACGCGGCTGCagcggggagcagcaggggctggggcagcccagggTGAGGACCCCCCCCCGGGCCAGGTCTCCCGCCCCGCAGGGCGCCGGGGTGGGTTTGCCGAGAGCGGCACGCAGCACCTGCCCCGGCCATCTCCCCGTTGCATCGCTTGTCTGGTCCATCACTCCGGTTGCAAAGCCTGCATCTGtgttaagttttatttaaaataaacttgtgtGGTAAAACGTTGTTCTGCCCGTGTCTGGCCTGGTTCCCGCACACGGTGGGAGGtggggggctggtggcagcgcCCCTCGCTGGGGCTTGTGCACGGCGgcagccccgtgctgctccCTGGGATGGATCgcagaatcccagaatcatgaaggttggaaaagccctccaagatctGGCCCAAccaccccctgccaccaatgtcacccaccaaaccatgtccccaggcaccacgtccaacctctccttgaacacccccagggatggggactccaccacctccctgggcaacccgtcccaacgcctgactgctctttctgagcagaaatgtctcctcatttccaacctgagcctccccaggcacaacctgaggccgttccctcaggtcctacCACAGCTCCCTGTGAgcagaggccgacccccagctccccaccccttcctttcaggtggtTGCAgggagcaatgaggtctccctgagcctcctctgctccagaccaacccccccccccggctccctcagccgctcctcccaggccttgtgtcccaggcccctcaccagcttcggagccctgctctggacacgctccagggcctcgacGTCCTCCTTGcagcgaggggcccaaagctgaacccAGCACGCGAGGTGCGGCCTCAGCggagcagggcacagggggacgatcacctccctgctcctgctggctgcactactGGCACAGCCAGGATGCCGCTGCCCTTCTTGGCCACCCGGGCACGCTGTgggctcatgttcaggtgaacATCGCTCAGcagtgcaggacccagccctgagccatgttgaacctcatcctactggcctctgcccatcaacccatcctgtccaggtccctctgcagggccttcctaccctccagcagcTCGACACTTCCCCCCCGCTTGgcgtcatctgcaaacttacgGAGGGTGCTCTCAATTCCCTCATCAATATACTAAAGAGTACGGTCCCCAACACCGACTGCCAGGGAGCACCAATCGTGAccggtcaccagctggatttcactccgttcaccactactctctgggctTGGccgtccagccagtttttaacccagcaaagagcaCACCTGTCCAAGCCACGGGCTTCCAGCTTgtccaggagaatactgtgggagaatGTGTCAAAAGCA from Oxyura jamaicensis isolate SHBP4307 breed ruddy duck chromosome 3 unlocalized genomic scaffold, BPBGC_Ojam_1.0 oxy3_random_OJ164, whole genome shotgun sequence encodes the following:
- the MAPRE3 gene encoding LOW QUALITY PROTEIN: microtubule-associated protein RP/EB family member 3 (The sequence of the model RefSeq protein was modified relative to this genomic sequence to represent the inferred CDS: deleted 1 base in 1 codon); amino-acid sequence: MAVNVYSTSVTSENLSRHDMLAWVNDSLQLNYTKIEQLCSGAAYCQFMDMLFPGCVHLRKVKFQAKLEHEYIHNFKVLQAAFKKMGVDKIIAVERLVKGKFQDNFEFIQWFKKFFDANYDGKEYNPLLARQGQDVTPPPNPGDQIFNKSKKPIGTAVPQRTSPTGPKSTHNPARLSNVPSSILRKNSPAARNGGPEADAQILELNQQLMDLKLTVDGLEKERDFYFSKLRDIELICQEHENENSPIITGIVSVLYATEEGFAPPEDDELEEQQPEDQDEY